One region of Miscanthus floridulus cultivar M001 chromosome 19, ASM1932011v1, whole genome shotgun sequence genomic DNA includes:
- the LOC136526428 gene encoding uncharacterized protein — protein MAAGTACSIPGHAAASTSTPLRLPHPHAVASRAPPPWPLARRRRVRRRPPPPRPPARLDLAASSAPPHGFERSGLHPLRGANSTSYFAGSGRYFAGLASSAGSGIKRPRGKLAGGRRHLHSSPPPLASSLSLLVGLGPARPAIAASLPPHAAPHPASRASAPVAAAAPRGCPCLLLSPSLSLWASGQPGTLGRPCLLGLARPKKWPSRPCLGPWSGTTPGWARPGRPACRAGPTSSGPCLARARAVPSRAGPMAKYRCDKGPKAQIYR, from the coding sequence ATGGCAGCGGGCACCGCGTGCTCCATCCCCGGccacgccgccgcctccacctccactccACTCCGCCTCCCCCATCCCCATGCTGTCGCCTCCAGAGCTCCACCTCCATGGCCCCTCGCGCGACGGCGTCGagtgcggcggcggccgccgcctccaCGGCCCCCCGCGCGTCTAGATCTGGCCGCCTCCTCTGCGCCCCCGCACGGCTTTGAGCGGAGCGGCCTCCATCCCCTCCGCGGCGCCAACTCCACTAGCTACTTTGCCGGATCCGGCCGCTACTTCGCCGGACTCGCCTCCTCCGCCGGATCCGGCATCAAGCGACCCAGGGGGAAGCTCGCCGGCGGCCGTCGCCACCTCCACTCCTCGCCTCCCCCTCTGGCCTCCTCTCTGTCGCTTTTGGTGGGCCTCGGGCCGGCCCGACCTGCAATCGCCGCCTCCTTACCTCCCCACGCGGCCCCACATCCAGCCTCCAGGGCGAGCGcgccggtggcggcggccgcTCCCCGTGGCTGCCCTTGCctcctgctctccccttccctctctctATGGGCCTCGGGCCAGCCTGGAACGCTTGGCAGGCCGTGCCTTCTCGGGCTGGCCCGGCCCAAAAAATGgcccagcaggccgtgcctgggcccttGGTCAGGCACGACGCCCGGCTGGGCACGGCCCGGGAGGcccgcgtgccgtgccggcccgacatcctccgggccgtgcctggcacgggcccgtgccgtgccgAGCCGGGCTGGCCCGATGGCCAAGTATAGGTGTGACAAAGGCCCAAAAGCCCAAATCTACCGGTAG
- the LOC136526430 gene encoding uncharacterized protein, whose product MVVPNYTYLKLKMLGPRGVITIGTTFQHAYECEVECCEHALTIITSKELTVIKEGTTEEAPNSKQSAGSFELMEDVKEVLVDPSSSKGKVVHIGTMLSSK is encoded by the coding sequence atggtcgtccccaactacacctacctaaagctcaagatgctaggcccacgtggggtcatcaccatcggcaccaccTTCCAGCACGCTTACGAGTGTGAGGTTGAGTGCTGCGAGCATGCCTTGACAATCATCACCTCTAAGGAGCTCACGGTCATCAAGGAAGGGACTACCGAGGAGGCACCTAACTCCAAGCAATCGGCTGGATCCTTTGAGCTCATGGAGGACgtcaaggaggtcctcgtagaccctagtagctctaagggcaaagtggtgcacatcggcaccatgctttcctccaaatag
- the LOC136526429 gene encoding uncharacterized protein produces the protein MDNDTQFTRKKFLQFCDEYHIRIDWAVVVHTRMNKQVECINDMVLQCLKPRIFNRLNKFRERWVTELPTVLWSLRMTPSRAISYTPFFMVYGSEAILLTDLDYGAPRVRAYNEQGAKASLEDAMDQLDEARDVSLLCSAKYQQALCRYHNHQVRGRSFNVGDLVLRLV, from the coding sequence ATGGACAACGACACACAGTttactaggaagaagttcctccaattctgtgatgaataccacatccgcattGATTGGGCTGTTGTGGTGCACACTCGCATGAACAAGCAAGTTGAGTGCataaacgacatggtcctacaatgTCTCAAGCCTAGGATTTTCAACAGGTTGAACAAGTTTAGAGAGCGTTGGGTCACagagcttcccacggtgctctgGAGCTTAAGGATGACCCCTAGCCGAGCCAtcagctacacacccttcttcatggtctatggttccgaggctatcctccttactgaccttgactatggggcaccgagggttagggcgtacaacgagcagggagccaaggcatcccttgaAGACGCCATGGATCAACTCGACGAGGCGCGTGATGTTTCCCTCCtttgctcagccaagtaccaacaggcaTTGTGCCGGTACCACAACCATCAGGTGAGGGGGCGgtccttcaatgtcggggacctggtactccgcctcgtctag